A genomic segment from Segniliparus rotundus DSM 44985 encodes:
- a CDS encoding CD225/dispanin family protein, translating to MSQPSASPETTEPPSKPAPGTVTHVTTNLPQSNIGWAVASAIFFWPLSFSAFTNAWKVYPLWSAGDGEGAEQAAAKAKLLGKISLLVGLVLIFLFVGLRIVLPFWFWRHHGGGWGLGDWGPGGHEPGGWGPGGHEPGGWGPGGHEPGGWGPGDMDHDGPEGQPSPPAPPQQPVPPQQPVPPQLPVPPQQPVPPTAPRS from the coding sequence ATGTCGCAACCGTCCGCATCGCCCGAAACCACAGAACCGCCCTCCAAGCCCGCGCCGGGCACTGTCACGCATGTGACCACGAATCTGCCGCAGTCGAACATCGGCTGGGCGGTGGCGTCGGCCATCTTCTTCTGGCCGCTCTCGTTCAGCGCCTTCACCAACGCCTGGAAGGTGTACCCGCTCTGGTCGGCGGGCGACGGCGAAGGGGCCGAACAAGCGGCGGCCAAGGCCAAGCTGCTCGGCAAGATCTCCCTCCTGGTCGGACTGGTCCTCATCTTCTTGTTCGTCGGGTTGCGGATCGTGCTGCCCTTCTGGTTCTGGCGCCACCACGGCGGCGGTTGGGGCCTTGGGGATTGGGGTCCCGGCGGCCACGAGCCCGGCGGCTGGGGTCCTGGCGGCCACGAGCCCGGCGGCTGGGGTCCTGGCGGCCACGAGCCCGGCGGCTGGGGTCCCGGCGACATGGACCACGATGGCCCCGAGGGCCAGCCATCGCCTCCGGCCCCGCCGCAGCAGCCGGTTCCGCCGCAGCAGCCAGTTCCGCCGCAGCTGCCGGTTCCGCCGCAGCAGCCGGTTCCGCCGACTGCTCCGAGGAGCTGA
- a CDS encoding DUF5318 family protein, protein MRSLGQPGHHVVEYGLQRRSRLADYQAGLVARGEICDADRFLLLAAKFHGQASTTLCPVCGKERLTLVSWVFGDSLGPASGSARGEAELAQLSLARGEFTVHVVEVCRGCSWNFLIRSYVTGTAKTRAKRGASR, encoded by the coding sequence GTGCGATCACTCGGCCAGCCTGGGCACCATGTCGTGGAGTACGGACTCCAACGGCGTTCGAGGCTTGCCGACTACCAGGCGGGGCTCGTCGCACGGGGGGAGATCTGCGACGCGGACCGCTTCCTCTTGCTCGCCGCGAAATTCCACGGCCAAGCGTCCACGACGCTCTGCCCGGTCTGCGGCAAAGAGCGCCTGACCCTCGTCTCGTGGGTCTTCGGCGACTCGCTCGGCCCGGCTTCCGGGTCCGCGCGGGGCGAGGCCGAGCTCGCGCAGCTCTCCCTGGCGCGGGGCGAGTTCACGGTCCACGTCGTCGAGGTCTGCCGGGGCTGCTCGTGGAACTTCCTCATCCGCTCCTATGTGACCGGCACGGCGAAAACACGGGCCAAACGCGGAGCGTCCCGCTAG